From the Ruminiclostridium josui JCM 17888 genome, one window contains:
- a CDS encoding IS110 family transposase: MNFRPIAGIDVGKFFSEMAILSPSNEVIARMKIHHDSSSDVERVVELLKKTEKDFDSRPFVVMESTGHYHKILFHSLCKAGLEVSIINPIQTDSIKNIGIRKVKNDKADARKIALLYRFQELKTTNIPDEDIECLRSLCRQYYKLSDELTAYKNRLTGIVDQLMLNFKDVFPNIFSKAALAVLEKYPTPAHILKANRNKLIALIQKNSRRSLKWSTAKYNLLVSKAREFAPLTVHNSSNIAMLGVYISMIRTLEDNLAKVLKTIHLLIAEDMAKDMPMLALTLELFQSLPGIGLLTAATILAEIGDFSAFSKPGKLVAYFGIDPSVMQSGEFTGTRNKMSKRGSRLLRRVLFTTALANIRTKRNKEACNPVLLEFYKQKCQSKPKKVALGAVMRKIIIYIFAVLRDRKPYQLRSPQEHAQILAAKHIAA; this comes from the coding sequence ATGAATTTCAGACCTATTGCAGGAATCGATGTAGGTAAATTCTTCAGTGAGATGGCAATTCTTTCTCCATCCAATGAAGTGATTGCCCGCATGAAGATCCACCATGATTCCAGTTCTGACGTTGAAAGAGTCGTTGAATTACTGAAAAAAACGGAAAAGGACTTTGATTCTAGGCCTTTCGTCGTCATGGAATCCACCGGGCACTATCACAAAATCCTTTTCCATTCACTTTGTAAAGCTGGATTGGAGGTCTCCATCATAAACCCCATCCAGACTGATTCTATCAAAAATATTGGAATCAGAAAAGTGAAAAATGATAAAGCTGATGCCCGGAAAATTGCCCTGCTATACAGATTTCAGGAGCTTAAAACTACTAATATCCCCGATGAGGATATTGAATGCCTGCGAAGTCTTTGCCGACAGTACTACAAGCTCTCTGACGAACTTACTGCCTACAAAAACAGGCTTACGGGTATTGTTGACCAACTCATGTTAAACTTCAAGGATGTATTCCCCAACATCTTTTCAAAGGCTGCTCTTGCAGTATTGGAGAAATATCCTACGCCTGCGCATATTCTTAAAGCGAACAGGAACAAGTTGATTGCACTGATCCAGAAGAATTCTCGCAGAAGCCTTAAGTGGTCAACTGCAAAGTATAATCTTTTGGTCTCCAAAGCCAGAGAGTTTGCGCCTTTGACTGTTCATAATTCCTCGAACATTGCTATGCTGGGTGTCTACATATCCATGATCAGAACTCTGGAAGATAACTTGGCGAAGGTCCTAAAAACCATTCATCTATTGATCGCTGAAGATATGGCAAAGGATATGCCCATGCTAGCATTAACTCTTGAACTTTTTCAGAGCCTGCCAGGTATTGGCCTTCTTACTGCTGCCACCATTCTAGCAGAAATCGGCGATTTTTCCGCTTTCTCTAAGCCGGGAAAACTGGTTGCTTACTTTGGCATTGACCCCTCTGTGATGCAATCCGGAGAATTTACCGGCACACGGAATAAAATGTCCAAGAGAGGTTCCAGGCTACTTCGCAGGGTTCTTTTTACAACTGCTCTTGCCAATATCCGAACTAAGCGGAATAAAGAGGCTTGCAACCCTGTATTACTTGAATTCTACAAGCAAAAATGCCAGAGTAAACCTAAGAAGGTAGCTTTGGGAGCAGTTATGCGTAAGATCATCATTTACATCTTTGCTGTTCTAAGGGACAGAAAACCGTACCAGTTACGCAGTCCTCAGGAACATGCTCAGATATTAGCAGCAAAGCATATAGCAGCTTAG
- a CDS encoding DNA cytosine methyltransferase, translating to MTPPLTLGSLFDGIGGFPLAGVRQGFTPAWASEIEPFPIEVTKTRFPEMLHVGDITKLKGAELTPVDVVCGGSPCQDLSVAGKRAGLKGERSGLFMEQIRVIKELRAHDARTKRTADPVRLRPRYMVWENVPGAFSSADGEDFRAVLEETCRIADGTVSVPRPPGGIWRSAGAILGDQFSLAWRVYDAQYWSVPQRRKRIYLVSDFGGHTAPQILFKQDSLFGNTAPGEEARQGASSCAQTGAGAPGGSPARIGEDSKPIAFACYQRDGLRNLHDVSGAIQPQPILEASESGSNMVPSVLCLNDQGGSRMNVTENITATLRAQMDGHPPLVMGSQQGGAEICENLCPTITSAAGTSGNNQPVLFENHGIDSRYTGPHEVAPTMSARYGTGGNNVPLISQNAVFSEDEPAVPPHAETYCIAGNIIDRQDHNGGNGMGFQPDISYTLNTADRHCVFSQQRSDEYVHNDVVSTQSARQYKDSTDLVCEMNVAGLDCRNGTENGDLSGTLQSKTDGGYSLNNVHPVRIGKLIRRLTPLECERLQGFPDYWTDIPGASDSARYKALGNSVAIPCVEHVLRGIAYFLRKFYEELEEPECTSTPTT from the coding sequence GTGACCCCACCGCTGACCCTCGGAAGCCTGTTTGACGGGATCGGCGGTTTTCCGCTGGCAGGCGTCCGGCAGGGCTTTACCCCTGCATGGGCCAGCGAAATTGAGCCGTTTCCCATTGAGGTCACGAAAACACGGTTTCCGGAAATGCTCCATGTAGGCGACATTACAAAGCTGAAGGGCGCTGAGCTTACCCCTGTGGACGTGGTCTGCGGGGGTTCGCCATGTCAGGATCTATCGGTCGCTGGAAAACGTGCCGGACTTAAGGGCGAGCGATCCGGCCTGTTCATGGAGCAGATCCGTGTCATAAAGGAGCTGAGAGCACATGACGCAAGAACCAAACGAACAGCTGACCCTGTTCGACTTAGACCCAGATATATGGTCTGGGAAAATGTCCCCGGAGCTTTCTCCTCTGCAGACGGAGAGGACTTCCGGGCGGTGCTTGAGGAAACCTGCAGAATTGCTGACGGTACCGTTTCTGTACCTCGACCTCCGGGAGGGATATGGAGGTCTGCTGGGGCCATATTGGGAGATCAATTCTCACTTGCTTGGAGAGTATACGATGCTCAATACTGGTCCGTCCCACAAAGGCGCAAAAGAATCTACCTTGTCTCAGATTTTGGAGGACACACCGCACCACAAATATTATTTAAGCAAGACAGCCTGTTTGGGAATACTGCGCCGGGCGAAGAAGCGAGGCAAGGAGCTTCCTCCTGTGCTCAAACAGGCGCTGGAGCTCCAGGCGGGAGTCCGGCCCGAATAGGAGAGGACAGCAAACCCATTGCCTTTGCCTGCTACCAGCGGGATGGGCTGCGAAATCTGCATGATGTGTCGGGAGCCATACAGCCCCAGCCGATCCTGGAAGCATCGGAAAGCGGCTCCAACATGGTGCCGTCTGTCCTGTGCCTGAACGATCAGGGCGGAAGCCGCATGAACGTGACAGAGAATATAACAGCTACCTTACGCGCTCAAATGGATGGGCATCCTCCCCTCGTTATGGGCAGCCAGCAAGGTGGCGCGGAAATTTGTGAAAACTTGTGTCCGACTATTACATCAGCAGCGGGTACCAGTGGAAATAATCAGCCTGTTTTGTTTGAGAATCATGGTATTGATTCCCGCTATACAGGCCCGCACGAAGTAGCTCCTACAATGTCTGCCCGGTATGGTACCGGCGGCAATAACGTACCGCTTATTTCGCAGAATGCTGTATTTTCCGAGGATGAACCGGCCGTACCGCCGCATGCAGAAACATACTGCATCGCCGGAAACATCATCGACCGGCAGGATCACAACGGCGGCAACGGCATGGGGTTCCAGCCGGATATCAGCTACACCCTGAACACCGCAGACCGGCATTGCGTATTCTCCCAGCAGAGAAGCGATGAATATGTTCATAACGACGTGGTCAGCACCCAGAGTGCCCGGCAATACAAGGACTCGACAGACCTTGTATGTGAGATGAATGTTGCAGGTTTGGACTGCCGAAACGGTACGGAAAACGGAGATTTGAGCGGAACGCTCCAGTCCAAGACGGACGGAGGGTATTCCCTGAACAATGTGCATCCCGTACGCATCGGCAAGCTGATCCGCAGGCTGACGCCGCTGGAATGCGAAAGACTACAGGGCTTTCCAGACTATTGGACGGACATCCCCGGCGCCTCGGACAGCGCAAGATATAAAGCCCTTGGCAACAGTGTGGCGATCCCCTGTGTGGAGCATGTACTCCGGGGGATCGCATATTTTTTGCGAAAATTTTATGAAGAACTGGAGGAACCCGAATGTACATCTACCCCGACAACCTGA
- the cpaB gene encoding Flp pilus assembly protein CpaB encodes MLLPRFYEDKSATVMVLRASGDIQAGTEITDKHLAIVEVGQYGLPEGIINDKNSILGKIALTDIAKGDYFFPQKLDVFLVNELFDRIAKNNQRLVTVSVPSVAAGLSSHLQSGDIVTVAVFLEQASDGEDSSPQVILYPELKGLEVYSVENARTQDTAEVRKQQSESQSSTGDPVPKAITLIVTEAQAERLIEAEYTGKLHMILEKRGVGHER; translated from the coding sequence GTGCTTTTGCCGCGTTTTTATGAAGATAAAAGCGCAACGGTCATGGTGTTGCGGGCATCAGGAGATATACAGGCTGGAACAGAGATTACGGATAAGCACCTTGCAATTGTAGAAGTAGGACAATATGGCCTGCCGGAAGGTATTATCAACGATAAAAATTCAATCTTAGGAAAGATTGCACTAACTGATATTGCAAAAGGAGATTATTTCTTTCCCCAAAAACTCGACGTATTCCTTGTAAATGAGCTATTTGACCGTATTGCTAAAAATAATCAGAGGCTGGTAACTGTAAGCGTACCAAGCGTTGCAGCTGGACTTTCTTCTCACCTGCAAAGCGGCGATATAGTAACAGTAGCCGTATTTTTGGAGCAGGCTTCCGACGGGGAGGATTCTTCCCCGCAGGTTATCCTCTATCCCGAGCTGAAAGGACTGGAGGTTTACAGCGTGGAAAACGCCCGCACACAGGATACTGCAGAGGTACGAAAGCAGCAATCTGAGAGTCAGTCATCTACCGGAGATCCGGTTCCAAAGGCTATAACACTAATTGTTACAGAAGCGCAGGCAGAGAGACTTATCGAAGCCGAATATACAGGGAAACTGCACATGATCCTTGAGAAACGGGGTGTTGGCCATGAGCGGTAA
- a CDS encoding DUF4406 domain-containing protein, protein MKLVYICSPYAGNIENNVRFARAACLYAAEHGCAPVTVHLLYPQFLDDNVNAQRELGIRMGLRVLSSCDELWICGERISYGMSCEIAEAERLGIPLRNLSTEQIQEKCHMEILPHYSKERKIMPEEAPSPGMKLKL, encoded by the coding sequence ATGAAGCTGGTATATATCTGCTCCCCTTATGCCGGGAATATCGAAAACAATGTCCGGTTTGCAAGAGCCGCCTGCCTCTATGCCGCAGAGCATGGCTGTGCGCCTGTCACAGTTCACCTGTTATATCCGCAGTTTTTGGATGATAATGTAAACGCCCAGCGGGAGCTTGGCATCCGGATGGGTCTGAGGGTACTTAGCTCCTGCGATGAGCTCTGGATTTGCGGAGAGCGCATAAGCTACGGTATGAGCTGTGAAATCGCAGAAGCCGAGCGGCTTGGTATTCCATTAAGAAACCTGTCAACGGAACAGATACAGGAAAAATGCCATATGGAGATATTGCCCCACTATTCCAAAGAAAGAAAAATCATGCCGGAGGAAGCGCCTTCCCCCGGCATGAAGCTTAAACTGTGA